A genome region from Bacteroidota bacterium includes the following:
- a CDS encoding MCE family protein: MSNPAKVGIFSVIAITIFILGFYFLKGIDIFTNENVYYAVYDRVDGLYKSNLVEVNGFPIGRVGKMSRNHDDGKIVVELVIEKGIKVPKSDSTLANLISTDFLGSKKVSLSFGNSKEYLKDGDTINTLFKRDLTEQLGSQIDPIMMDVRKIIPQLDTSIIGIKYLFDKRNPDGIYTTLGGINDALDKINSILADNQENLKLTIKNLQSISGNIEKSNEAITTILHNARSITDSLKQANLKQTVNNLNATVMELNGVIQGIKDGKGTIGKLVKEDELYTKLDTTVGNLNVLLKDVKERPYRYINVSVFGAKKHETRMEKRYNESGK; this comes from the coding sequence GTGTCGAATCCTGCTAAGGTTGGTATCTTTTCTGTAATCGCTATTACGATTTTTATTCTGGGCTTTTATTTTCTCAAAGGCATTGACATTTTCACCAATGAAAATGTTTACTACGCTGTTTACGACCGTGTTGATGGGCTATACAAATCAAACTTGGTAGAAGTAAACGGTTTCCCGATTGGGCGTGTAGGCAAAATGTCGCGCAACCATGATGATGGGAAAATAGTAGTCGAACTGGTAATCGAAAAGGGTATTAAAGTACCTAAAAGTGACAGCACCCTAGCTAATTTGATTTCTACGGACTTTCTGGGTAGTAAAAAGGTTTCCCTTTCCTTCGGAAATTCAAAGGAGTATTTGAAAGACGGCGATACAATAAATACCTTGTTTAAGAGAGATCTGACCGAACAACTCGGTTCACAGATTGACCCCATCATGATGGATGTCAGAAAAATAATTCCTCAATTAGACACTAGCATTATCGGCATCAAATATCTTTTCGACAAAAGAAACCCTGATGGTATTTATACCACCCTCGGCGGAATTAACGATGCACTTGATAAAATCAACAGCATTTTGGCCGACAATCAGGAGAACCTGAAACTAACCATCAAAAATCTGCAAAGTATCAGCGGCAATATCGAAAAGAGCAACGAGGCTATTACAACCATTCTTCATAACGCTAGGAGTATCACCGACTCGCTGAAGCAGGCAAACCTCAAGCAAACGGTCAACAACCTCAATGCTACCGTGATGGAACTGAACGGTGTGATTCAGGGTATTAAAGACGGAAAAGGTACCATAGGCAAATTGGTGAAGGAAGATGAACTTTATACCAAACTCGACACTACTGTAGGTAACCTCAACGTCCTCTTAAAAGATGTCAAGGAGCGCCCATATCGCTATATCAATGTAAGTGTATTTGGTGCCAAAAAGCACGAAACCCGCATGGAGAAGAGATACAACGAGTCCGGGAAATAA
- a CDS encoding tetratricopeptide repeat protein yields MAKTNRKDRTKKKQSQTKDSGGENFQWRNAIILTAIAIYILVLFSPAIKYDFTNWDDPDYIISNELIRDFSLEGMAKIFTTPVIGMYNPLPFAVYSFVYHFWELNPQAYHLLSIILHILATIMLYKFIFRLTGRYEVATIVAILFAIHPMHVSVVTWACQIKTSLFLIFFFYGQSLYLDYIHNNYRIKFLVYAALLFILACLSKPSAVTFAPILFLVDYYLSRKIDKRLFLEKIPFFLIALGFGILTLMTHSDEGDSIFEVGQNYSLFDNFLVSNYSIVFYFEKFIYPRELSTIYGYPDSSTTLPLKYFLAIPVIPLIIWGVYRAGKFRKELIFGTLFFIIAISVLLRIVPSGFFGTANRYTYLSYTGLFFIMGQFYVYVKDDKFSYAGKIKNYVIGAMLAFIVFCTWRTTIRIKVWENSITLFNDVIDKQPNVAVAYNQRAIAKNSIGDNVGALEDLTKAIELDPKYAAAYNNRGSLRDLLKNYEPALEDFNKAIEIEPDYFDAYSNRGAAKFHLDRIADALADYDSSIQINDGRGLTFFNRAVAKISLADTLGAVADWRRAIELGVDQARQYLILYDKKQDMEVDEM; encoded by the coding sequence ATGGCAAAAACTAACAGAAAGGATCGAACAAAGAAAAAGCAGTCTCAGACAAAGGACTCAGGAGGAGAAAACTTTCAATGGAGAAATGCAATTATTCTGACCGCTATTGCAATTTATATATTGGTGTTATTCTCTCCGGCAATCAAATATGATTTTACCAATTGGGATGACCCAGATTATATTATCAGCAATGAACTGATCAGAGATTTCTCTCTTGAAGGAATGGCAAAGATATTTACTACGCCGGTTATTGGAATGTACAATCCTCTCCCTTTTGCCGTCTATTCTTTCGTGTATCATTTCTGGGAACTGAATCCTCAAGCCTATCATTTGTTAAGTATCATTTTGCACATTCTGGCTACCATCATGCTTTATAAATTTATCTTTCGGCTAACAGGAAGATATGAAGTCGCCACTATAGTAGCCATACTCTTCGCTATACACCCCATGCACGTTTCGGTGGTCACTTGGGCTTGCCAGATAAAGACTTCTCTATTTCTAATCTTTTTCTTTTATGGACAGTCCCTTTATCTGGACTATATACATAATAACTATCGAATTAAATTTCTGGTCTATGCGGCCTTACTTTTCATCTTAGCCTGTCTTTCAAAACCATCCGCAGTTACTTTTGCCCCCATATTGTTTCTTGTAGATTATTACCTGTCAAGAAAAATTGATAAGAGACTGTTCCTAGAGAAAATACCATTCTTCCTAATCGCATTAGGCTTTGGAATTTTAACTCTAATGACTCACAGCGACGAGGGGGACTCTATATTTGAAGTGGGACAAAACTATTCACTGTTCGATAACTTTTTAGTCTCTAATTATTCCATTGTGTTTTACTTTGAAAAGTTTATATATCCCCGTGAGCTTAGTACCATATATGGCTACCCAGATAGTTCGACCACATTACCCCTCAAATATTTCCTCGCTATTCCGGTTATCCCGTTGATTATTTGGGGAGTTTATCGCGCTGGGAAGTTTAGAAAGGAACTCATTTTTGGCACTCTGTTTTTTATCATCGCGATTTCTGTATTGTTACGGATTGTCCCCTCCGGATTTTTTGGAACTGCCAACCGCTATACCTATTTATCCTATACTGGTTTGTTTTTTATTATGGGCCAATTTTATGTTTATGTCAAAGATGATAAGTTCTCCTATGCAGGTAAGATTAAAAACTATGTCATCGGCGCTATGCTAGCTTTTATAGTCTTTTGTACCTGGCGAACTACCATTAGAATTAAGGTATGGGAAAACAGCATCACTCTTTTTAATGATGTCATTGACAAGCAACCTAATGTTGCAGTGGCTTACAATCAAAGAGCTATTGCCAAAAACAGCATCGGTGACAATGTTGGTGCATTGGAGGATCTGACAAAGGCGATTGAACTAGATCCAAAATATGCCGCAGCTTACAACAATAGGGGCTCCTTAAGAGATTTGCTAAAAAACTATGAGCCAGCTTTAGAAGACTTCAACAAAGCAATCGAGATAGAACCCGATTATTTCGACGCATACAGTAACAGAGGCGCCGCCAAATTTCATTTGGATAGAATTGCCGATGCCTTGGCAGATTATGATTCATCTATCCAGATCAATGATGGCCGGGGACTCACTTTTTTTAACCGAGCGGTGGCTAAGATTAGCTTAGCAGACACTCTGGGAGCCGTTGCGGACTGGAGGAGAGCTATTGAGTTAGGAGTAGATCAAGCCCGTCAGTACTTGATTCTTTATGATAAGAAACAGGATATGGAGGTAGATGAGATGTGA
- a CDS encoding class I SAM-dependent methyltransferase, with protein sequence MVEEEYYKMALGEGNHWWYRSLHQLVLRSIGKYFTEKDISILDAGCGTCGLITFLKANGYENISGFDSSKTAVQICQSKGIQVRQGDLQRISSHFKSQEADIIISNDVLYFFDEQEQRKITDDIHEVLKSGGLLICNMPSISAFRGMHDVRVGIKKRFQKKDLWTAFDQNKYELVQETYWPFFLSPFIWTKRISQRVRMRFNMPVKMESDIKPEYGLLNSALYLTTKLENNLFSRKPFGSSLFLVFKKKI encoded by the coding sequence ATGGTTGAAGAAGAATACTATAAAATGGCGCTGGGGGAGGGGAATCATTGGTGGTACAGGTCTTTGCATCAATTGGTACTTCGCTCTATCGGAAAGTATTTTACAGAAAAAGACATCTCTATTTTGGATGCTGGATGTGGCACCTGCGGGCTGATTACTTTTTTGAAAGCGAATGGATATGAGAACATTTCGGGGTTTGATTCTTCCAAGACAGCAGTTCAAATCTGCCAAAGCAAAGGTATCCAAGTTCGTCAGGGAGATTTGCAACGAATTTCGTCCCATTTCAAAAGTCAGGAAGCAGATATAATTATCAGCAACGATGTACTCTATTTTTTTGATGAACAAGAGCAAAGAAAGATTACTGATGACATTCATGAAGTATTGAAGTCTGGGGGACTATTGATCTGTAATATGCCGTCCATCAGTGCTTTTCGTGGGATGCATGATGTGCGGGTAGGAATTAAAAAAAGGTTCCAGAAGAAGGACTTATGGACCGCATTTGACCAAAATAAATATGAGTTGGTACAAGAAACCTATTGGCCGTTCTTTCTATCTCCCTTTATCTGGACTAAAAGAATCAGCCAAAGGGTCAGGATGAGATTTAACATGCCAGTAAAGATGGAATCGGATATAAAACCCGAATATGGGTTACTCAACTCAGCTTTGTATTTGACAACCAAATTGGAGAATAATTTATTCAGCCGAAAGCCCTTTGGCAGTTCCCTGTTTTTAGTATTTAAAAAGAAGATTTAA